A single region of the Bacteroides intestinalis DSM 17393 genome encodes:
- the asnS gene encoding asparagine--tRNA ligase, whose protein sequence is MEKISRTKIVDVLKREDFGAMVNVKGWVRTRRGSKQVNFIALNDGSTINNVQVVVDLANFDEEMLKDITTGACLSVNGELTESVGSGQKAEIQAREIEVLGTCDNTYPLQKKGHTLEFLREIAHLRPRTNTFGAVFRIRHNMAIAIHTFFHQKGFVYFHTPIITASDCEGAGQMFQVTTKNLYDLKKDEAGSIIYDDDFFGKQASLTVSGQLEGELAATALGAIYTFGPTFRAENSNTPRHLAEFWMVEPEVAFNDITDNMDLAEEFIKFCVKWALDNCADDVKFLNDMFDKGLIERLQSVLKESFVRLSYTDGIKILEEAVAKGHKFEFPVYWGVDLASEHERYLVEEHFKRPVILTDYPKEIKAFYMKQNEDGKTVRAMDVLFPKIGEIIGGSEREADYNKLLTRIDEMHIPMKDMWWYLDTRKFGTCPHSGFGLGFERLLLFVTGMANIRDVIPFPRTPRNAEF, encoded by the coding sequence ATGGAAAAGATTAGTAGAACAAAGATTGTTGATGTATTGAAGCGCGAAGATTTTGGCGCTATGGTCAACGTGAAAGGCTGGGTTCGTACCCGCAGAGGTAGTAAACAAGTTAATTTTATCGCCCTGAATGACGGTTCTACAATAAATAATGTGCAGGTTGTGGTAGATTTGGCAAACTTTGATGAAGAGATGCTGAAAGACATTACTACCGGTGCTTGTCTGAGCGTGAATGGTGAACTGACGGAATCTGTAGGTTCCGGCCAGAAAGCTGAGATTCAGGCTCGTGAAATTGAAGTTCTGGGAACTTGTGATAATACATATCCTTTGCAAAAGAAAGGCCATACACTGGAGTTTCTGCGTGAGATTGCTCACTTGCGTCCCCGTACGAATACTTTTGGTGCAGTGTTCCGCATTCGTCATAACATGGCGATAGCTATCCATACTTTTTTCCATCAGAAAGGTTTCGTCTATTTCCATACACCTATCATCACGGCTTCCGACTGTGAAGGTGCCGGACAAATGTTCCAGGTAACAACGAAGAACCTCTATGATTTGAAGAAGGATGAAGCCGGTTCTATCATTTATGATGACGACTTCTTTGGTAAGCAGGCCAGTCTGACGGTTTCCGGACAGTTGGAAGGTGAACTTGCTGCTACGGCATTGGGAGCTATCTATACGTTTGGTCCTACATTCCGTGCAGAAAACTCTAATACTCCGCGCCATTTGGCTGAGTTCTGGATGGTGGAACCGGAAGTTGCGTTCAATGACATTACGGACAACATGGATCTGGCAGAAGAATTTATCAAGTTCTGTGTGAAGTGGGCTTTGGATAACTGCGCTGATGATGTGAAGTTCCTCAACGATATGTTCGACAAAGGTTTGATTGAACGTCTGCAAAGTGTATTGAAGGAATCTTTCGTACGTTTGTCTTATACGGACGGTATTAAGATACTGGAAGAGGCTGTTGCTAAAGGTCATAAGTTCGAATTCCCGGTATACTGGGGCGTGGACCTGGCTTCTGAGCACGAACGTTATCTCGTGGAAGAACATTTCAAACGTCCGGTTATCCTGACTGACTATCCGAAGGAAATCAAAGCGTTCTACATGAAGCAGAACGAAGATGGTAAAACGGTACGTGCAATGGACGTATTGTTCCCGAAGATTGGTGAGATTATTGGTGGTTCCGAGCGCGAAGCGGATTACAACAAGTTGTTGACGCGTATTGACGAAATGCATATACCTATGAAGGATATGTGGTGGTATCTCGATACCCGTAAGTTCGGTACGTGTCCTC
- a CDS encoding pseudouridine synthase: protein MSTENETWRDDSSNEENSGNRFDRENNYSRPSYNREGGDRPYRPRFNSESGDRPQRAYSSDRPYRPRFNPNAEGGERPQRSYGDRPSYNREGGDRPYRPRYNSEGGDRPQRPSYGNNSGGDRPYRPRYNSEGGDRPQRPSYGDRPQRPRFNSGDGGQRSYNNDRPYRPRYNSGDGGDRPQRPYGSSSYGGSSYGDRPQRPRFNPNGGGRPGGYGRPQQRRTPDYDPNAKYSRKKQIEYKEQFTDPNEPIRLNKFLANAGVCSRREADEFITAGVVSVNGAVVTELGTKIKRGDEVKFHDQPVSIERKIYILLNKPKDTVTTSDDPQARRTVMDLVKGACDERIYPVGRLDRNTTGVLLLTNDGDLASKLTHPKFLKKKIYHVHTDKNVTKADMDQIAAGIQLDDGEIHADAISYTDDVRRDEVGIEIHSGKNRIVRRIFESLGYKVVKLDRVFFAGLTKKGLRRGEWRYLSEQEVNYLRMGSFE, encoded by the coding sequence ATGAGTACAGAAAACGAAACTTGGCGTGACGATTCTTCCAATGAGGAGAATTCAGGCAACAGATTTGACAGAGAAAACAATTACAGCCGTCCGTCTTACAACCGTGAAGGTGGTGACCGACCTTATCGTCCACGTTTTAACAGCGAAAGTGGTGATCGTCCACAGCGTGCTTACAGCAGTGATCGCCCGTATCGCCCGCGCTTTAATCCTAATGCCGAAGGTGGTGAACGTCCACAACGTTCATATGGTGACCGTCCGTCTTACAACCGTGAAGGTGGCGACCGTCCTTATCGTCCGCGCTATAACAGCGAAGGTGGCGATCGTCCGCAACGCCCATCCTATGGAAATAACAGTGGTGGTGACCGTCCTTACCGTCCTCGCTATAACAGTGAAGGTGGTGATCGTCCTCAGCGTCCTTCTTATGGTGACCGTCCTCAGCGCCCACGTTTTAATAGTGGTGATGGTGGACAGCGTTCCTATAACAATGATCGTCCTTATCGTCCACGCTACAATAGTGGTGATGGTGGCGACCGTCCTCAGCGTCCTTATGGAAGTTCATCTTATGGTGGTTCTTCTTATGGCGATCGTCCTCAACGTCCGCGTTTTAATCCCAATGGTGGTGGAAGACCGGGTGGATATGGCCGCCCTCAACAACGCCGTACACCGGATTATGATCCGAATGCAAAGTATAGCCGTAAGAAGCAGATAGAATATAAGGAGCAGTTTACTGATCCTAATGAACCGATCCGTTTGAATAAGTTCTTGGCTAATGCAGGCGTTTGCTCTCGTCGTGAGGCAGATGAATTCATCACAGCAGGTGTGGTTTCTGTAAACGGAGCAGTGGTTACAGAGCTCGGAACCAAGATCAAACGCGGTGACGAAGTGAAATTCCACGATCAGCCGGTAAGTATCGAACGTAAGATCTATATCTTGCTGAATAAGCCGAAAGATACTGTGACTACCTCGGATGATCCGCAGGCACGCCGCACGGTAATGGATTTGGTGAAAGGTGCTTGTGATGAACGTATTTATCCGGTAGGTCGTCTGGACCGCAACACTACAGGTGTATTGCTACTGACGAATGACGGTGATTTGGCTTCTAAGTTGACTCATCCGAAGTTCCTGAAGAAGAAGATTTATCACGTACATACAGATAAGAATGTGACAAAAGCTGATATGGATCAGATTGCAGCTGGTATTCAGTTGGATGATGGTGAAATCCATGCAGATGCTATCAGTTATACGGACGATGTTAGACGGGATGAAGTGGGCATTGAAATCCACTCAGGTAAGAACCGTATTGTTCGTCGTATATTTGAGTCACTGGGCTACAAGGTAGTGAAACTCGACCGCGTATTCTTTGCCGGACTGACTAAGAAGGGCTTGCGTCGTGGCGAATGGCGCTATTTGAGCGAACAGGAAGTAAACTACCTGCGCATGGGCTCTTTTGAGTAA